A stretch of Plectropomus leopardus isolate mb chromosome 24, YSFRI_Pleo_2.0, whole genome shotgun sequence DNA encodes these proteins:
- the LOC121962992 gene encoding transcription elongation factor A N-terminal and central domain-containing protein yields the protein MDVKEIVHCALQIERSSSDRSYGNILTLLGDLDKSNVSAEQLETTDIVKVLYRLLKSCSDDSVKKAVKCLLSKWKRQYSKDRQGVKCTEELCRRVSLPGDAGDGGVSEQEESKVESVKAAPEQTSLVAKDGPQTLCSTAESTSASCSFSSIRSKCVQLLLAALCSELPDHHQAAELATDIERCIHELHKSTTVKYKACVRSKVANLRNPKNGHLRQGLLSGSLSPETFARMSAEEMASTELRQLREEYSSRGVSERQLPQGVEGTQTQKIICKRCGGTDCRVTQVSRGALFLPAWVRQSGPDDDSMTFVTCSGCGQQWYHSAWVCL from the coding sequence ATGGATGTGAAAGAAATAGTCCACTGTGCTCTGCAGATCGAGAGATCCAGTTCAGACAGAAGCTATGGGAACATCTTGACCCTCCTTGGTGACCTTGATAAGTCGAACGTCTCGGCAGAGCAGCTGGAAACGACAGACATtgttaaagtgctttacaggcTCCTGAAGAGCTGCTCTGATGACAGTGTAAAGAAGGCAGTGAAGTGTTTGTTGTCAAAGTGGAAGAGACAGTACAGCAAAGATAGACAAGGTGTGAAATGCACCGAGGAGCTCTGTCGAAGGGTTTCCCTACCAGGGGACGCCGGCGATGGAGGAGTTTCTGAGCAGGAAGAGAGTAAGGTTGAGAGCGTCAAGGCAGCTCCTGAACAAACATCCTTAGTGGCAAAAGATGGCCCTCAGACTCTTTGTTCGACTGCAGAGAGCACCTCTGCATCTTGTAGTTTTTCATCAATAAGATCCAAATGTGTTCAGCTCCTTCTTGCTGCCCTCTGCTCCGAACTTCCTGATCACCACCAGGCTGCAGAGCTGGCTACAGACATCGAGCGCTGCATCCACGAGCTCCACAAATCCACCACGGTCAAATACAAAGCCTGTGTGCGGAGTAAGGTGGCCAACTTGAGGAATCCAAAAAATGGGCATCTTCGCCAGGGCCTCCTGAGCGGCTCGCTGTCACCTGAGACATTCGCCCGGATGTCTGCTGAAGAGATGGCGAGCACAGAGCTCCGGCAGCTGAGGGAGGAGTACTCGTCCCGCGGCGTGAGCGAAAGGCAGCTTCCACAAGGTGTAGAAGGGACGCAGACGCAGAAGATAATATGTAAAAGATGCGGGGGGACTGACTGTAGAGTGACGCAGGTGTCCAGGGGGGCTCTTTTTTTGCCTGCATGGGTGAGGCAGAGCGGCCCTGACGATGACTCAATGACCTTTGTGACCTGCAGCGGGTGTGGGCAGCAGTGGTACCACAGCGCCTGGGTTTGCCTCTGA
- the LOC121962788 gene encoding ras-related protein Rab-9A-like: MMSKSALLKVILLGDGGVGKSSLMNRYVTNKFDSHLFHTIGVEFLNKELEVDGHHVTLQIWDTAGQERFRSLRTPFYRGSDCCLLTFSVDDGQSFSNLVNWKKEFTYYADVKDPDNFPFVVLGNKLDVPERQVSGEDVRQWCRENGGHPYFETSAKDATNVASAFEEAVRRILALDDRADHLINTNTVDLQKKSQPDPTCC, translated from the coding sequence ATGATGTCCAAGTCCGCCCTCCTGAAGGTGATCCTCCTCGGTGATGGTGGTGTCGGCAAATCATCGCTCATGAACCGCTACGTCACCAACAAGTTTGACTCGCACCTCTTCCACACCATCGGCGTGGAGTTCCTCAACAAAGAGCTGGAGGTTGACGGCCACCACGTCACTCTGCAGATCTGGGACACAGCGGGTCAGGAGCGTTTCCGCAGCCTCCGCACACCTTTCTACCGCGGCTCTGACTGCTGCCTGCTCACCTTCAGCGTGGACGACGGGCAGAGCTTCAGCAACCTGGTCAACTGGAAGAAGGAGTTCACTTATTACGCAGACGTTAAGGATCCGGACAACTTCCCTTTCGTGGTGCTGGGCAACAAACTCGATGTGCCGGAGCGGCAGGTGTCAGGGGAGGACGTACGGCAGTGGTGCCGCGAGAACGGCGGCCACCCCTACTTTGAGACAAGCGCCAAGGATGCTACAAATGTTGCATCAGCTTTTGAAGAGGCGGTACGTCGCATTCTGGCGTTGGACGACAGAGCTGATCATCTGATTAACACCAACACAGTGGACCTGCAGAAGAAGAGTCAGCCTGACCCCACCTGCTGCTGA